The Dehalococcoidales bacterium DNA window ATCTCTTTGGCAATCTCCAGGTAGGTGGACACCTCAATATCGCCCGTGGTGGCTACCCGGTGGTCTGTCTGCGGGCCAGGCTGTGGTTTTTTCTCAACTTCATCCATTTTAATCAAAGATTACCATTGTGCTATACTATCGTCAAGAGAAATTATCCCGCCGCCAGTAAAATCGGGGTGAAATTTTCCTGAGCACTTGCCATCAGACCGGGAAGAGCGCCGTCCCTCTGAACAGAGTAGAAAATTGACCGGGCTTTCATTAAACATCAGGCAGCAGACCGACCAGGGCATCGCCATCCTCAAACAGGGGGGGATAGTCGCCTACCCTACGGATACTGTCTACGGTCTCGGAGCCAGCGCCGCCATTCCCCGGGCGGTGGAGCGGATATATGAGGTGAAAGAACGTCCGCGGAATATGCCGCTACCCTTACTGCTGGCAGACCTAACGCAGATAAGCGAGGTCGCTGATCCGGTGCTGCCCGCCGCCTGGCTTTTAATCCGCCGCTTTCTGCCCGGCGCCCTGACCATAGTATTACCCAGGTCAAGTTCCGTCCCTGATAACATCACCGCGGGAGGCAATACCATCGCCATCCGTATTCCGGCCCACCCCGTTCCCATCGCCCTCATTAAAGGCCTGGGAGCGCCCATCGTCGGCACCAGCGCCAACCTGAGCGGTAAGCCAAGCCCGCTGACGGCGGCGGAGGTCCGCTCTCAACTTGGTGATAAGGTAGATTTAATCATTGATGGCGGCCCATGCCCGGGTGGAAAGGAATCTACTATCGTGGACATGACCGGGAAGATACCGGTAATCCTGCGGGAAGGGGCGGTACCCAGAGAAAAACTGGAGCAACTTTACGACAAAATACTGCTCAAGAAAGGGAACTAAAATGCGTATTGCTATTGGCTGTGACCACCGGGGGGTGGAACTCAAACAGGTTATTATCAGACTGATTACTGACGCCGGGCACAGTTACCGGGACTTCGGCTGTGAGTCCGCTGACCCGGTGGACTACCCTGATATTGCCCGGAAGGTAGCGGAAGCTGTAGCCGGTAAAGACTTTGACCGGGGCATTCTGATATGCAGCACCGGCATCGGCATGTGTATTGCCGCCAATAAGGTCAAGGGGATAAGGGCTGCGCTGTGTCATAATGCTTTTACCGCCTGCCGCGCCCGTCAGCATAATGACGCCAACGTCCTCTGCCTGGGAGCCGAAGACAGCCACGAACCGATATCCGAAATCACCGATGCTTTCCTTACCTGCGAGTTCGAGGGAGGCAGGCACCAACACCGGGTGGACAAGATAAAAAAGATGGAAGGCTAGTCCATCGGCCGGTGATTTTCCCGTGAGGCTGGTTGACAATATATGTTAACTATGTTAGTCTATCAGCACGATGAATTATCAACTCGCTATTTTAGTACTGGTTATCCATACATAATCCGGCCGGTGGGTCGTCTCAGTAAGGGCCGTCCCCACAGGGGCGGCTTTTTTATTAACCGAAAATAGCGGGAAAAACGGAGACAAACATGAAAAGCGATATGATTAAAAAGGGAATAGAACGCGCGCCTCACCGGGCGTTACTGCACGCTCTGGGCTGCACCATAGCCGAGATGGATAAGCCCTTCATCGGGGTTATCAATAGCTTCACCGAGATTGTCCCCGGCCATATG harbors:
- a CDS encoding L-threonylcarbamoyladenylate synthase, translated to MTGLSLNIRQQTDQGIAILKQGGIVAYPTDTVYGLGASAAIPRAVERIYEVKERPRNMPLPLLLADLTQISEVADPVLPAAWLLIRRFLPGALTIVLPRSSSVPDNITAGGNTIAIRIPAHPVPIALIKGLGAPIVGTSANLSGKPSPLTAAEVRSQLGDKVDLIIDGGPCPGGKESTIVDMTGKIPVILREGAVPREKLEQLYDKILLKKGN
- the rpiB gene encoding ribose 5-phosphate isomerase B, whose protein sequence is MRIAIGCDHRGVELKQVIIRLITDAGHSYRDFGCESADPVDYPDIARKVAEAVAGKDFDRGILICSTGIGMCIAANKVKGIRAALCHNAFTACRARQHNDANVLCLGAEDSHEPISEITDAFLTCEFEGGRHQHRVDKIKKMEG